A region of the Paenibacillus sp. J23TS9 genome:
CGATAGCTTTTTCAGCTTTTCGAGGCTCGTGTTGGCTCTAGGACATTCATCACTAGTCACCCATTCGCCATCAACTTGAAGCGGTACTATTTCCTGCTGAAATCGTCCTGTCTGCTGAGCATGGATTGCCTTTTGGTGGCTTTTTAAAGAATAATGATCTTGTTCTTCTCTGGATATCTCGTATTTATGGGCGACATTCTCCGCGGCAATACCCATATCCGGATCGCCGTAGGTGCTTGGGGTAAAATGTGCACGTGTATACAGCTGGGGTACGCCCATCAATGTTTGCGGCTTCGCCATTTTCCATGGCGCGCGACTTGTGCTTTCCACACCACCTGCTAAATAAACCTCACCGGCCCCGCTTTGAATGAAGCGTGCTGCGATATTGATGGCCTCAAGACCCGAACCACACTGCCGATCAACCGTAACGCCAGGGACGGTGACAGGAAGTCCTGCTTCAAGAGCAGCAACTCTTGCAATATTCCCACCTGGACCTACCACATTGCCAATGATGACATCATCGATGAAGTCCTTGGGTAATTTCGTTTCCGCTACAATATGCTGAATAAGCGGCGCTAATAATGCCTCCGGCTCAAGCCCGCTTAAAACGCCACCCATTCTACCAATGGGCGTACGTTTTGCCATGACAATCACAGCTTCTGTCATACCATCACTCTCTTCACATAATCTTTCATCGCCTGACGAGCTAATTTCCCGCTGCTTGTGTAGATGAACTCATCCACCGTGATGAGCTGCTTTGGTGCCTTGTAGCTCGCTAAATACTGTCGGCAATATTTCTTAATATCTTCGATAGATAAATGCTGTTGGCTGTTCCATTTCACGAGTGCCGTCACTTGTTCTCCCCAGTAGGGATCAGGCACCCCAAGTACCATCACTTCTTGAATCTCCGGAATTTGCTGCAGCACGGACTCGACTTCCTCAGGAAATACATTAAGGCCACCCGTTACCATCATATTTTTAGAACGTCCAGCCATATACAAATAACCATCGTCATCCACAGACATATAATCGCCAAGAATGAGCCATCCGTCACGAAAAACGGCTGACGTTTCCTCAGGCAATTGATAATAGCCCATAAACATCATGTCACTTCGGATGTACAGCTGCCCGACGTTCCCAGTAGATACTTCCTGAAAATGTTCATCCCGGATGGAAATTTGTACGCCTGAAAAGGGCTTTCCTACTGAATTCGCTTTTCTCTGATCATGAACATCCAAATAACTGATGTAACTTGCTTCGGAAGAGCCGTAATATTCATAGATCTTAGCCCCGCAAAATACTTCCTTGCTCCTTTGCTTGGACGCTTCGGACCATTTCCCACCTGAACTAATCAAGGCTTGGATGTGTGTCTGTCCGGGGATGATCTCTTGCATCATCGATTCAATCATCGTGGGCACAACAAACAAAATAGCATCTGGAATCTGCCTGCACAGATCTAAAACCAGTCTTGCATTGAAATGTTGTACCATATGAAAGGTCGCCCCACTGGATAAGCTTTGCATTAATGCGAATAAGGATAAGGAGTGAACGAGTGGGCCTGGAGCTATAATATGCTCCATGTTGTCTAGTTGAAAGGCTTCGCTCGTCGCCTCAAAGCTCTTGATCCAAGAAAAATGGGTGCGCATATACCCCTTGGGTGTTCCTGTTGTGCCTGAAGTAAAGCCGATAAATAATAATTCATTCGTATCATCCATTTCTGCTTCTGGCTTGAAAGTCTGCAGCCAGTTGTCATACGAACCTGCTTCTTCTGCTGAAAAGGTTAGAAGCTTGATCTCTGTATCCTGCAAAACCAGATTCTTTACGAATCTAGTTTCCGTAAAAATCATTTTCGGCTGACATTGCTGTACAATCGCATTGACTTCGTTCATGCTCCATTTCGGATCCAAAGGTACAGGAATACAACCTGCATATATGGCTCCTAGAAAAACCTCCACAAATTCTATGCGATTCGTAGATAAAATAGCGATCTTATCCTGTGTCAGGCCATTTTGTTGAAGTCCCTGCGCAATTTGCATCATCCTCTGTACTAATGCCAAGTAAGTTCGGCTCTCTTCACCATCGGATAAGGCAACTTTGCCCGGCTGTTGTACAGCATAACGAAGTAATGGTTCTACTAGATTCATTTCATATCACACCCATTCGCAGTTTAAGTAATTATGTGTTATTCACTTTTTCTTCAATCGGGCTGATGGCTTTTAATTGTATTGCAATAATGGCTGCGATAACGGCTTTGATACAATCCCCCGGCAAGAATGCGGTAGCACCTACAAGTCCGGCCCAGACAGATGTATGGGTAATGAGCGCCATCACCGGCGCACCAATTAAACTAACTAATACCACACCAAAAACTAAATTGATCAGGATCATTTTCCAAGTCTTTACGGTTAACCATACCTTTTCCGTTACATACCCGATACAAAACGCGGCCAATGGCCAGCTTAGTAAATATCCGGCTGACGGTGCTACGAATACGGAAGGACCTCCGCGTCCACCAGATAATAAAGGTAAACCTAAAGCGACTAATACGATAAACAAAACCAAACTAATCGTACCCGTCTTCTTTCCTAAAAAGCATCCCGAGAGCATAACGCCAAGTGTTTGTGCAGTAATGGATACCGGGATAAAACCCAGTGGAATCGGTGGAATCAAACCTAATACTCCTATGAATGCTGCGAATAATGCAGCAAAAACCATCTCTTTTGTTTTCATTTGCGTCCTCCATGACTATGTTCTCAAATTAAATACCTACTAGAGTCGACATCTATGTATGGGTAAATCATAGCTTGATATTTTTCAATTGTAAACCAAATTATTTCATCGAGGTTAACAATATTGCTCAATGGGATTATAACAACGGTTTATCGTAAGCCTCTACTTTTCATGTAAAAATCCAATCCCAGAAAAAAAGTATAAGCTAATCACAATATATAACCCCGCTCCTCAATAGGGCAGGGTTTTGCTGTAAAGTTTGGCATGCACGCTATCTCAGGAAAACTGCCACCAACTGTCTTTGATTCCGGTATAGCCTCTTCAATTCTTTTTCAGATCACTTTCACTCCAAGTGTTTAAGTTATTTTTGAAAATAAAAAACCCACCTGCTTACAGGTAGGTAGGTTTTTCTCTGTCACTTCAGCGATCTATTCAACTATTACCGTTAATTAAGGCATGGAACGTGCCCATATTATTAGTATTCTGACAGCCAAGATTAAAACTGAATAGACAGCGAACTTCCGGAACCATGCTCGATTGAATCAAATAAAACGCGAATATCGCTACCGGAGTTTCCGCTTCCCAGCGCTATAAGCAGCGGCACGAAGTGCTCTGCCCGCGGTACTGCCATCGCTGCATGCGGTGCCAGGATATCATACTGACTCAAGGACTCAATATCCCTGGTAACCACTTTGTCTCGAATCCAATTTTTTAACTGCACAGCCCATTCACGAGGTGGCGCATCCTTATCCCGGTCAAAAGCACGAAGATTATGGCTTACGAAACCGCTGCCGATGACGAGAATACCGTCTTTCTCCAGACCTTGAAGTGCTTCACCGATCGCAATTTGCTGTCTTGCCGGTAAGAAAGGATTGACCGATACGGGAACGATCGGAATATCCGCTTCCGGATAAGCATGCATCATAATTGGGAATACGCCATGATCCAGCCCCCGATATTTCTGCTGGACAGGAATATTATTCCGGCGCAGCCGTTCTTCCACGATAGAAGCAACAATCGTTGAACCTCTCGCGGGATACTGTACCTGATAAAAGGAATCCGGAAACCCGTAATAATCATACACCATCTCATGAACATCATCGGTAGCGGCTATAGTCGTCATTTCGCTCTCGAAATGAGCCGAAAATATGACGATCGCTTTAGGGCGATATTCTTGGCCGAATTGTTTGAGAAACTTCGTAAAATCGGATTCCTCAAATATAGTAAACGGTGAACCATGTGCCAAAAAGACTGGGGAAAGCATAGTCTGACCTCCTTATTTCTGTAACAGTTACATCATGTCGGTAACGATGTTCCATCATGATTTTCGTATGATTGAAACGACAAACTTAATAGCGCCCAATTGCAACAAACACAGCTAACGCTAACAAAATGAAGTTCATCCCGATACCCTGATATTCTTTTCGTTTCGCGTGAAAGCCGGCAGCCAGTACCATGACTATTGCAAGAGCAATCGCTGCAATCGGTGTCAGGATAGGTAGAATTCCCGTAGCTTGAGGGATGATCAAACCCAGTCCGCCAAGCAGTTCCGAGATCCCGATAAAAGTAACTAAACCTTTTGAATATTCTTTTACCCAGGGCAATGAAGCCTGCGCTTTTTCATACTGAAATGCTTTCATCGAGCCTGCAAAAATAAACATTAATCCTAAAAGTCCCTGGACGATCCATAAAGCAATATTCATAACGGATGCCCCTCCTTGTATATGCCTAACTTATAGAGCTATAATAATGCCAAAGGGTCATTCATTGGAAGTAGGCACTTAAATTAAACATAGTATACAAAATGATACCTAGTACATTGCTTATACTAATACTGTGAGAGGGTGCTAACATGTCAGCTGAATGTAGAGTCGAAACGGCATTAGAGATCCTGGTTGGTAAATGGAAACCTGTTATTTTATTTCAGCTTTTTTCGAATGGTACGATGAGATTTAGCGAACTACAAAAAGCAATACCGGATATAACAAAAAAAATGCTTACCTCACAATTAAGAGAATTAGAGAATCATGATATCGTTCATCGTAAAATATATCAGCAAATCCCACCTAAAGTTGAATATTCTATTACGGAATATGGAATAGGTATGACCCCTGTGTTGCAGGCAATGAATGATTGGGGCATGGCTCATGTGGAGCATTTAAATGAATTATACGGTGAAGTTAGAGAAGTGGAATCGTTCGAGGTAAAAGATGAGCTCGTAGGGAAGTAATACATATGCACACAAAAAATCCGCGAATTTCGCGGATTCGTTAGCTTATATGATCTTATTACTATGACCATCCAAGAAGATCCGATGCCTACGTGGTACCGGATCTTCTTATTTATTTCAGTAGCGCTCTCTGCTTCATAACCAGTACGTAAATTCCCATTCAAGAAACCGGCGTAATTGTCGGCGTTTTCGGACCGCTGCGCAAAGCGCGGGTTAACTGCAATGTTGCAGCATAGACGATCAACGAAATGAGGAGCGCTCCGAATAACGCAACCGTCTGTCCCAATTCCATGCGTTCCAGAAAACGGTGAGCTGCCAGACTGGTAACCGTCATGACAATGCCTCCCGCTCCTGCTTTGACGATAATACGGAGGTCAAAATAAAAGCCGATTGTAGTAGCGACGGAATAAAAATTCAGTAGGGTCAGCAGCAGGATGCCAAGCCCAAATCCCATCGCAACTCCCTCGATTCCAAGGTTAGAACCGAGCACATAAATCAGACTCACTTCAAAAATATTCGTCATCACATGATTCCACATGACGGTTGACGCTTTGCCCAAGCCTAGCAGAATCGCTTGCAGCGGCGCCTCAAAATAATGGAGAAAAAATAAAGGTGCAAGCAGCTTGAGCAGCACGCCAGCTTCTGGCGCATGATAGATTAAGGTCGCTAACGGTACTGCCCATAGATATAAGATGATAGTACAGGGCACACCGACAATAAGCGCGGTACGCATGGCCATGTCCATGCGGCTGTGCATGAGCTGAGTATTGTTGTCCACACTTGCCTCGCTGATCGCCGGAATTAACGCTGTCGACAGCGATTGGGTAAAGAAGCTGGGGAGGAATAGCAGCGGAATGGCATAACCGGCCAACAGACCGAATTGCTTGGTCGCTACCTCCACGCCGACACCGAACAGCACCAAGCTTTTCGTAATCAGAAGCGGGAGAAAAGCATGATAGATGGAATGGATAAATCCGCTGCCTGTCATCGGCAAGCCGATTCGCAGCAAATCTCTCAGCGTGCGATCTCCCTTAAGCGAAGCACTTGGCGCAATGGGCGGGTTTTCCCTGACCCTCCCCCGATTGGACCATTTGAATACGGCAAACAAATAGATTAAACCAACGCCTTCACCGATAACAGCAGCAGCCATCGCCCCTGCCGCAGCGTAGGCGATGCCGTACGGAAGCAGCACTTTGACAACTCCGATGATGACGAGGATTTGCGCCAGATTTTCAATGATGTCAGATAAGGCGAGGGGGTTCATGTTCTGTCTACCGCGAAAATACCCCTTCAGTACAGCTGACATCGCGATAATAGGAATGATTGGCGTAATGGCGACCATTGCAAAATACGCCCGCTGATCGGCTAAAACAATCGAGGCGATCCACTTGGAACCGAATAAAGCCGCCAAGGTTAATACAACACTTAAGCTGCCTGTGACCGTTAAGGATACGGCGAGAATACGCTTTACTCGTGCTTCATCCCGTTTAACCTCTGCCTCAGATACCAGCTTCGAAATCGCTACAGGGAGCCCAAGTTCTGTCATCGTAATAAACAACGGAAGCAGCGGATGTGCAATCATAAGCAGTCCTACGCCTTCAGCTCCCAAAAAGCGTGCCAGCAATATTCCGTTAACAAATCCAAGCCCTTTTGTAAAAAATGACGATACGGTCAAAATGAACGTCCCGCGAATAAAGCTTTGTTTATTCATTCCCATCTGCTGCATCTCCACCCTACTGTCTGTCCTGTTCTACTTTCTAAACTTATTCGAGCAATAACCAATACATGCAGACAAGTATGTACAATTGATGTAAAGATGCAAAAAAAGAACCTCAAAACACAAAAATACCGCTGTATTTCCCTTCATGGGAATTCAGCGGTAAAGGCAATTAAGTTAAAGCCCAAGCAGTATTTTGGCAATCGTAAAGTATATGATAAGACCTGTCCCATCTACCAAAGTAGTAATGAATGGCCCCGAGACGACTGCGGGATCTGCTTTCAACTTATGCAATATTAATGGCAAGATAGCGGCAACAAAGGAAGCCCAAATGACGATGGACATGGCTGTAATGGCAACGACCAGTCCAACATTCGATTCAACTCCAAGAAACAAGGCGCGTAAATAAGCTATCAATGAAATGGAGGCTCCTGTCAGAAGGCCTGTGGTTATTTCCTTTCTCATCACTTTAAAAATATCACGAAACTGCACGTCACCTACGGCAAGAGCCCGGACTAAAGTGGATACGGTTTGGGTTCCCGTGTTCCCACCTGTACCTATTAGCAGCGGAACAAAGAATGCCAGTGCAATCACTTCGGAGAGCGTTTCCTCATAGTGTCTCAGAACCGTACCGGTATAAGCTTCAGCCACAAACAAAATCAATAGCCATACGATCCGTTTTCTGTACAAATGAAATACGGAGGTTTTGAAATAAGCATCTGTTAACGGCTGGCTTCCACCCAGTTTATGAATATCCTCTGTAGCCTCTTCATGTATGACATCAATCAAATCATCGACAGTTATGACACCAATAAGCCGGTTCTGTACCTCTACAACGGGTAGGGCCACCAAATCATAGCGGGATAATAGCTCCGCTGCTTCCTCTTGCTTCATCGTGGCCGGTACAGAAATGACTTCCCCTATTACGATATCTTCCAGCCTTGTCTGAGGCTCGGATAAAATAATTGTTTTCAATGAAACGACGTCTAAAAGTTCCCCTTTAATTCCAGTCACATAGACATAGGAAGTGATTTCCGCATCATGCCCAACTTTGCGGATATGCTGCAGCGTTCTCTCGATAGTCCATGAGCTTTGTGCTGCGATATAATCGATCGTTGCCAAGCTCCCCGCGGTGTGTTCTGGGAATGTCATTAATGTTAGGACTTTATCCCGATAATCTTGTGGAAGCAGATTCAACAGCTTGACAGCCTGATGCCGATGAATGGCCAGCATCATATCTGCTACTACGTCGCCTGACATTTTATTCAGTACCTGCGATGTCTCGTTCTCCTCTAAATGATTAAGAATCTGATATTGCAATACAGGCTCCAAATATTCTATGATTTCGGCAGACATATCGGGGGGAAGCAATTTCATCAATTGGAGTTGCTCTGCTCTATCCAGTTTTTCTACACATATGGCCACATCATACGGCTTGAAATTTTCAACAAATGTCAACATAGAATTTTCATCACAGTTCGAAAGTAAATTCTTTAGTTTTTCCAGTTGAATCATTTAGAGATACTCCTTCGTGATCCTATTAACATCATCTGCCTTTTATTTCACAGATGGTTCAATCGAGATTTCATTTTTATGAATTTTCACACTGAGCACGAGGCCGATCGCAATCATATTGCTAAGAAGCGAGCTGCCGCCATAACTTATGAAAGGCAAGGATATGCCCGTCAAGGGAAGCAAGCCGATATGCATTCCGATATTAACGGAAACTTGAAAAATGATCATTGCGATAAACCCGATAACCAAATATGATCCTGCACGTTCCCTACTTTCCATGGCAATATGCACCATACGATACACGAGCAGTAGATAAAACAGCAGCAGCACGGAAGAACCTATAAAACCATATTCCTCGCCAATGACCACGTATATCGAATCAGAATACGCATAAGGAATAAATCCTTTACGTAAATAGATTCCGTCGCTTCCTGTCAATCCTCCCGAACCTATCGCCGTCATTGCGTTTTTAACATGCCATGATTTATCGGGATCGCTGGTTGGGTCCAGAAAGGTCTGAATTCTTGACATTTGGTGTGGCTCTACAATTTTAGATAACAATTCGAAGTTGGCATAATATAACCACAATATTGTGCCGATCGTAGTGATCAATAAACCAAGGAAAAGAATCATATATATTGAACGGATGTTACCAATCCACAGCATACTAATTAATATACCAACGAAAACGAGAGAAGTGCCTAGATCGGGCTGATCCATGATTAAGATGAAAGGAATCAAGAAAATGATGCAAATCGGAACTAAATCTTGAAAAAGACGGAGCTTCATTCCCTCCCGCTCACCCAATACATGAGCAATCAGTAGCACTGTGAATATTTTAGCCAGCTCAGAAGGTTGAAGCTGAAAGCCCCCAATACTTAACCAACGGGATGCACCGTTAATGTGTTCTCCGAACAATTTGACCACAATAAGCATCGCTATGCCGATTCCATAGAAAAGGTAGGACAACCTGCCCAATAGAATTTTGTAATCCAGCAATGCGAGAAATAACATCGGAATGCAGAAAGCACCGAAAAGATATAAATAACTAATGTGAAGACCATCTAAATGTGTATCCGTCGTTGCCCCATAAATTGCTATGGTTCCAATGGCAACAAGACACAATATAAGAAAAAGCGTGAACTTATCAAGTTTTGCAAGTTTGCTGGTGATAAACATATGACAACCTCTATTTTGTTGAATTTCTGTCGTTTTCTTTACGTTTTCTATAGTTGTCTCGAGAAATACTAAGTAGAATGCCTGTACATGCTAAACACAAAATGAGCGAAGATCCTCCATAGCTGATAAAAGGAAGCGGTACCCCTGTAATGGGCAGGCTGCCGATAACGGCACCAATATTCAACATAATTTGAATACATATCATCATAACGATTCCCATGCCCAGCATTAGGCCAAATGGATCATTACTCCTGATTGCAGCAATAAAACCTCGCCAGATAAAAAGAAAAAATACGATGATGAGCAGTGACGTGCCAATAAACCCCAGTTCCTCGCCAACCACAGCAAAGATAAAATCGGTATAGGCTTCGGGCAAATAAAACAGCTTCTGCACACTATGACCAATTCCAGTCCCGCGAATACCTCCATGCCCTAACGCATAAAGCGACTGAATAAGCTGATACCCCGAGTCATCCGGATGATCAAGTGGATGTAGAAAAGAAGTGATTCGCTGGAGACGATAGCTCTTACTTATGGCCAGGTAAATCAAAACAGGAACGAGCGCCAAGAACAGGATGAAAAGGTGACGGAGATCAACACCGCCGACTAAAAGAATCGTTATTGCAATAAAGAACAGGATTAACACCGTGCCGAAATCGGGTTGTTTCATGACAAGCAGCAGAATGATGCCTATCATGACCAAAATGGGTAGTAAGCCTCTACGAAAATTCCGGATTTGATCCCCTTTTTTGCTAATGATTGCTGATAGATATACGATAATGGATAACTTGGTGAACTCTGCTGGCTGCAAATTAAAACCGCTCAACACAAACCATCTTCTCGCACCGTTGATGTTCGCGCCCCCTATTAATACAAGCATTAGTGCGAGCAATGAGAACAGCAGCAGAATTGGCGAAGCCTTTTTCCACCGTGAAAAAGGAATACCCATAAAAATGAACATCACAAATAATCCGATGAGCGCAAATACGCCTTGTTTCACGACGTAGTGCCACGGACTATTATGTTTTAATATGGCAACCGGATAGCTTGCGCTAAATATCATCATTAATCCAAAACCAACAAGCAGCACCGTTAAAAATAGAAGTACATAATCAGGGCGTCCTCTTATTTTACTGTTCAAATCATAGAACACCTCCATCAACGACAAAGACTATCCTTGGGACAAATTACTCAAGATTCAATTCTTCGTGAAAAGCCTTTTTGGATAACAGCTTTAACTTATCCTCACTCAACCTGTAGACATCCAGGCCTTTTCCTGCGTCACCCAACGACCAGCCTAACGCAAGTTCGTTATTTCCATCATGATCAATATCAAAAATTCCGGCATACTCCAGACCGTAACCAAATCCATTGACTTCCGAGATCTTTTGCCATGTCTCATTTTGCTGCTTAAACAGCGCGGCTTTTAGAGTATTACCTATGTTTTCATTGTCTTCATATACAACGACAGCTTCGTCAATACCGTCTCCGTCCATATCTCCGAAAGAAATATCTTGCCCCTCTTGTCCCTGTATTGGTGCTAACAATTGCGCTTTCTCAGGTAATAATTTGATCAACTCTTGGCTTGTCTTATATCGCTGCATGTTTGCTTCTGATAAAGGAGGTTTTATCGTATCTAGTGGTGTTGCTGGAACCCCGCATCCTCCGAGCAACCATAACGTTGTCAACATGGCACCTATTCTAATGAACTTGCTCGGCATTAGGATCATCGACTCCTCGCTTATCAGCTTATTTAGTATTGTATCTGTGTAAGGGAATAAAGTGGTTATGAAATAGTTAAATTTGAGTTTCCCTTATACCGGCAGTTCAATTTGGACGATCGTTCCCTTGCCTACTGTACTGTTTATTCGCAGTTCTCCATGATGCAGCTTAATGATCTGCTCAGAAATGGCTAGACCCAAACCACTGCCGGAAGCATGTTGATCCCCTTTGTAGAATTTTTGCAGTACATTATTTAGATCCTCCTCTGTAATTCCTGTTCCTGTATCCTCAACGGTAATAACGACTTTGCTTGGAGCCGTATAAACATCAACGAGGATTTGCCCAGAGGGGGATGTGAATTTGATTGAATTATCAATGAGATTAATCAGTACTTGCTTCAACCGATTCTCGTCTGCTTGAATGGCAGGAAGGGCTTTGCCTGTTTGTATTTCGAGTGATATCCCTTGGCGAGCAGCTCTTGGGGCGAGTTGTCTGACAATACGCTGTATTAGATCCGTTAGATCCACAGGTTCAAAGTGAATGGTAATTCTTCCATTATCCAATTTAGAGAAATCTAACAATTCATCCACCATACGGGTTAACCTATCACTTTCTGATTCGATAATACCCAGTCCATCATGAAGCAGAGGCTTGTTGTCCACCCCATTCGATTTCAAAGTGATGATCCATCCTTTAATCGACGTAAGTGGCGTACGCAGTTCATGCGACACTGAAGAAATAAAATCATTTTTAAGCTGTTCGCTCTTCGATATTCGACTTGCCATCATATTTAACGTATCTGCCAAGGTACCGAGCTCATCACGGTAGCGCTTATGCACTCTTATGCTGAAGTTTCCTTCTGTCATCTGGTCGGCTGCCTGTTTAAGGTCTTTAATGGATCTTGTAATGGTCCATGATAACACGAGCCCAAGAATG
Encoded here:
- a CDS encoding cell wall metabolism sensor histidine kinase WalK → MNQAELSASFFQQYFADEDLEKQSERLLKGFANNSDAQVQIINPSGRLLQDSTGLPGDNIMMKFVDVQEAVKGQPGVWKGEDPATQEAILAVSYPLKANDTIVGGVRFITSLTETISTVNQITVLLICVGMLVVAIVTILGLVLSWTITRSIKDLKQAADQMTEGNFSIRVHKRYRDELGTLADTLNMMASRISKSEQLKNDFISSVSHELRTPLTSIKGWIITLKSNGVDNKPLLHDGLGIIESESDRLTRMVDELLDFSKLDNGRITIHFEPVDLTDLIQRIVRQLAPRAARQGISLEIQTGKALPAIQADENRLKQVLINLIDNSIKFTSPSGQILVDVYTAPSKVVITVEDTGTGITEEDLNNVLQKFYKGDQHASGSGLGLAISEQIIKLHHGELRINSTVGKGTIVQIELPV